In one Candidatus Margulisiibacteriota bacterium genomic region, the following are encoded:
- a CDS encoding response regulator yields the protein MQKRILLVDDESDIKQILKAILENEGYQILEAADGREGFEKALAEKPDLIILDIMMPNLDGFGTAEKLKTNKDTFGIPIIMLTAKDEPIDKEKAIALGVNSFIVKLFDLEELRQTVKETIG from the coding sequence ATGCAAAAAAGGATCCTTCTGGTAGATGATGAAAGCGACATTAAGCAGATCCTGAAAGCCATCCTCGAGAACGAGGGATATCAGATACTTGAAGCCGCCGACGGCAGGGAAGGTTTTGAAAAAGCGCTTGCCGAAAAGCCGGACCTTATTATCCTTGACATAATGATGCCTAATCTGGACGGGTTCGGGACCGCGGAAAAATTGAAGACCAACAAAGACACCTTTGGCATACCTATCATAATGCTTACAGCAAAGGATGAGCCGATCGACAAGGAAAAAGCTATCGCTCTGGGAGTGAATTCCTTTATAGTCAAACTGTTCGATCTGGAAGAGCTGAGACAGACGGTCAAAGAAACGATCGGATAG